The sequence below is a genomic window from Escherichia marmotae.
ACCGTTGCTGCTTGCCACCGCCAGACGTTATCCATTAACGCCCTTGCTCTATACGCTGATTTTCTTTCACGCCATCATCCTGATGGTTGGCGGTCAGTATACCTACGCAAAAGTTCCCATCGGTTTTGAAGTGCAGGAATGGCTGGGGCTGAGTCGTAATCCGTATGACAAGCTGGGGCACTTTTTTCAGGGGCTGGTGCCTGCACTGGTGGCGCGAGAGATCCTTGTGCGTGGGATGTACGTGCGCGGACGTAAAATGGTAGCGTTTCTGGTCTGCTGCGTGGCGCTGGCGATAAGCGCAATGTATGAATTGGTTGAGTGGTGGGCAGCGTTGGCGATGGGCCAGGGCGCGGATGATTTTCTCGGCACCCAGGGCGACCAGTGGGATACGCAATCCGATATGTTCTGTGCGCTGCTGGGCGCATTAACCGCGGTGATATTCCTCGCTCGCTTTCACTGCCACCAGTTACGGCGTTATGGCTTGATAACCGGATGACAACCTGCGTTTTGTTTATGCCGGATGCGGCGTAAACGCCTTATTCTGCCTACAAAATGTGCAAATTCAATCAATTGAATTTCTTATTGTAGG
It includes:
- a CDS encoding DUF2238 domain-containing protein: MLRTLKPLILNTGALALTFILIYTGISAHDKLTWLMEVTPVIIVVPLLLATARRYPLTPLLYTLIFFHAIILMVGGQYTYAKVPIGFEVQEWLGLSRNPYDKLGHFFQGLVPALVAREILVRGMYVRGRKMVAFLVCCVALAISAMYELVEWWAALAMGQGADDFLGTQGDQWDTQSDMFCALLGALTAVIFLARFHCHQLRRYGLITG